CTGACCAGGCGGTACCCCGATCGGCGGTGGAGCAGCACCCGGTCGGCCGCCCGGGTCAGCGGCGCAGCCACCACTCGAAGCGGCGGGTCATCCACGGCAGCAGGGCGTAGGTCATGATCGGCGTCGCCACCAGCGTGGTGAGGAAGGTGCGGACCACGATCCCGACCTCGACGCCTGTGCCCTTGAGGAGCAGGCCCAGGGTGAGGCTGAGCGGGAAGAAGGCCAGCCAGATCACGGTCGCCTGCTTCCACCGCGGCGGGGCGGGCGTCGCCGGTCGCAGGTCCTCGACGTCGCGGGAGGTGGGCTCGTCGAACCAGCCCTCGATGCCGGTGCGCCGCTCGACCAGCGACTCGCCGACCAGGCCCTGGGCCGAGCCGAGCCACCACGCCCGCTGGGAGGAGGACTCCCAGGCGTCCAGGGCGTGCTGGTCGGCGAAGCGGTAGAGCATGTGCCACTCGTCCGAGGCGTCGGATGGCCGCACCCAGCCGGTGCCGAGGAAGCCCGGGAACCGCTCCGCCAGCGACGAGCCGGCGCGCACCCAGGCCACCATCTGCTCGGCGTGGTCGGGGCTGACGTGGCGCACGATGGACACGGTGACGGGTCCGCCGTGCGCCGGCTCCCGGACGAGCGGCTCGCTCACAGCGTGGGGTCCTCGCTGACCTTGATCAGGAGCTTGCCGAAGTTGCGGCCGCTGAGCAGCCCGCGGAACGCCTCGGGAGCGTTCTCCAGGCCCTCGACGACGTCCTCGCGGTAGCGGACCTTGCCCTCGGCGACCCACTGCGACATGTCGCGCACGAAGTCGCGGCCGTGGGCGGCGGTGAACTCGTTCTGGATGAAGCCGCGCACGGTCAGGCTCTTGCGCAGCACCAGGCCCATGAAGCCGGGCAGCCGGTCGGGACCCTCGGGGGCCGAGGTGCGGTTGTAGTCGGCGACCAGGCCGCACACCGGCACCCGGGCGTAGAGGTTGACGTGCTTGAAGACCTCGCGGGCGACCGGGCCGCCGACGTTCTCGAAGTAGACGTCGATGCCGTCGGGCACGGCCGCGGCGAGCTCGTCGGCGAAGTCGGGGGAGCGGTGGTCCAGCGCCACGTCGAAGCCGAACTCGTCGAGCAGCGCCTGCCGCTTGGCCTCGCCGCCGGCGATCCCGACCGAGCGAGCGCCCTGGACCTGGGCGATCTGGCCCACGGCCGAGCCGACCGGCCCGGTCGCGGCGGCCACGACGACGGTCTCGCCCGGCTGCGGCCTGCCGATCTGCAGCAGCCCGGCGTACGCCGTGAAGCCGGGCATGCCGAGCACGCCGACGGCCGTGGAGATCGGGGCCTTCGCGGGGTCGAGGCGGCGCAGGCCGGTGCCGTCGCTGATCGCGTGGCTCTGCCAGCCGGAGTAGGACAGCGCGGCGTCGCCGACGGCCCAGTCGGGGTGGCGCGACTCCTCCACGACGCAGACCGTGGCGCCCTCGAGGACGTCACCGACCGCGACGGGGGCGGCGTACGACGGGGCGTCGCTCATGCGCCCGCGCATGTAGGGGTCGAGCGAGAGGTAGACCACGCGCAGCAGCAGCTGGCCGTCGGCCAGCGCCGGGAGCTCGGTGGTCTCGAAGCGGTACGTCGCGTCGTCCGGCTCGCCCACGGGGCGCTGGGCGAGCCGGACCTGGGTGGAGCGGGCGGGGGCAGGAGGAGTGGTGCTCATGCCCCCAGTTTCTCAGCGCGCCCCGAGCACCGCGCGGCGGGCGTCGACCAGTCCGTAGCCGTCGAGCGCCGTGAAGCCCCGACCGATCCGGTTGGAGACCTGGCCGCGCACCACCTTGCCGTCGGCGCGCAGCGCCACGAAGCGCATGCCGGGCAGCACCTGGTCCTGGGGGTAGCGCACCGCGCTGCCGAGCAGGTCGGCGCCGTTGCCCTCGTCGGCCCCGCCGTAGCCCGAGACCGCGAGGTCGCGGTCGACGCCGAACTGGAGCTGCTGACCGCGCTTGAGCCGGTCCTGGAAGGTCAGCGTCATCCGGCGGTACTGGCCCCGCACCGCCTGGCCGGCACCGCTCCCGGCGTACGACGCCTTCACCGTGCGCGCCCGCAGCCCGCCCGAGGTGCTGCCGACCCGGAAGGCGTAGCCGTCGTCGCGGAAGGAGGGCGTGCCGTCGAAGTGGCGGCGGTCGAAGACCAGCCCGGCGGAGCCGCTGCGGCTGCCGAGGGCGGTCGGGGCGGCGGTGCCGCCGAGCAGCGTGATCCGGCGCAGCGGGACCTTGCCGGTGTAGCGCAGCGTGAAGAAGCGGTCGCTGACCATCGAGCGCGGCGCCGAGGTGCCGTTCTCGAAGCCGGCGCCGCCACGGGCCGACAGCGTGATCCCGCCGGCGCTGCCGCTGGAGGCGAAGGGGTCCAGGTCGTGGCGGAAGCCCGAGTCCTGGAGCCGGTTGCGCAGCGCGGCGGGCGACAGCGAGCGTCCGCCGCCGGCCTGCTGCAGCGCCAGCGCCGCGATGCCCGAGGCCTGCGGCGCGGCGGCGCTGGTGCCGAAGAAGTTGGGCTGCCGGTCGGCGTCGAGCACGCTGTCGCTGCCGAAGAAGGTGGTGTTGCCGCCGTCGGCGGACGCGATCTGCGGCACCCGCCGGATCTCCACCGCCGGCAGCCGCTCACCGGCCGAGTCGAAGAAGACCGGGAGGTCGCCGCCGGGCGAGGTGAAGAACTCCGGTCCGACGGGGGCGAACGGCGAGACGGCGGCGACGGCCGTGGCGCCCTTGGCCAGGGTGTGGCCGGCCATGGCGGGCGAGAGCGGGTCGACGTACTCGGAGAGGGCGGCGTCGTCGTAGACGACGTTGCGCAGCCGGGTGGCGCCCACCGGGCCCGTGCCGGCGCGGGCGATCACGAGCTGCACCCGGCCGGGGCCGTCGATGCCGGCGAGCTCCTGCGGGCGGCCGCTGAGCAGGTTGTCGTCGGCGATCGGGAACAGGTAGTTGCCGCGGGAGTCGAAGACCAGGACGTTGAAGTCGGTCGAGACCGTCGAGGGCGCGAGCACCGGGAGCACCTGGAGGGTGAAGTCGCCGGTGTCGCCGTTGAAGCCCGAGACGGCGATCGTGTAGTCGCCGGCCTGCTTGACGGTGGTGGCCAGCTGCTCGGGGGAGGAGCCGGTGTCGATCTCGTTGGTGGTGCCGTCGGGTGCGGTCACGGTCAGGACCAGGTCGGTGCTCCCGCTGGGGATGCCGTCGACGCGGAACAGCAGCGGCTTGCCGACCTGGTCGGAGGTGGCCGTGAAGGTGTACGTCGGGCTCGGCGTGGCCACGGTGACCTCGCCGGTCTGCGAGAACAGCGGCGAGCCGAGGGTGGCGCCGTCGAGGTCGACCGGGTCGTCCCACTGCAGGTTGAGCAGGCCGCCGCCGTCACCGAGGGTGAGGGTCTGGGCGATGTCGGTGCCGCTGCCCGGGTCCATGTCCTGGAGGCCGCCGGAGTAGAGGGTGGGGTCGACGTCGCCGAGCTTGATGTTGGTGCCGCGGACGGCCGTGCGGGCGGGCAGCAGCCGGACCGGGGAGTTCCAGGCCTGCTCTACACCGTCGTTGCCGGCCGCGGTGAAGTAGTGGACGCCGTCGGCCGCGACGTCGTCGATGGCGTCGGAGAGGGCCGAGTCGGAGAAGAACGGCTCGTCGAGGTAGCCGATGTCGTCGACCACCACGTCGGCCCGGCACGGGCCGGACGGGTCGGCGAGGCGGCGGATGTTGGCCGCGAAGCCGAGCTGGCCGTCCAGGGCGGTGGCGAAGCAGAGCTTGGCGCCGGGCGCGACGTCGTGGGCGACCTGGAGCATGCCGCGGCCCTCGTCGGTGTTGGAGTCCGAGACCGGCGGGTCGTCCACGACCACGACGGGCTGGGGGTTGCGCGGGTTGCCGGTGCCGGGCAGGTCGCCGGTGGCGACGTCCTGGGCGGCGTGGACGAGCAGGGGAGACCCGTCGAGGGCGGTGGTCGCCGCGTCGTAGGAGTCCGAGAGCGCGCCGATGGTGATGCCGGTGCCGTCCACCCCCGTGCCCTGGACGGTGTCGACGCCCTGGAGCGGGACGCCCTGGGCGGTGGCCTGGCCGACCGAGGTCCAGGCCCGGGGGGCCAGCACCATCGTGCCGGTCTGCGCGAGGGCCGCGACCTGCTGCGCCCGCTGCTCGGGCACGAACCCCTGGAGCGTGCCGCTCGTCGGGTCGACGTACTCCGTGACGAAGCCGAGGCGCTCCGCGTTGCGCCGGAAGACGCCGCGGTCGGCGTCGGCCTGCGGGGTGAGGTAGACCCGCACCCGGCCCTGCGCGTCGCGCACGACCAGCCGCTCGTCGTCCAGGCGGGGGCCGCTCGGGGTAGCGCCGCGGCGACGGGAGCCGTCGCCGGCGAGCACCCGGCCCAGGCCGTTGCCCAGCGCGGCGTCGGCCGTGCCCGAGGCGCCGGCACCCGGGTCGGAGACGGTGCGGGCCAGCGTGGCCGGCGTGACGGCGGCCGTCGAGATCGACGGCGCGAGCGTGAGGGAGGTCGCGGCGAGCGTCAGCCCGAGCACTCCGACGGTCCAGCGAGGTGAGCGCATGCCCGAGCACCTTCCAGGAAGCGGTGCCCGAGGTGCGGACTGCTCATCGGGCCTCTGCCAGGCTAGAGGCCACGCGCACGCACCACTGCTCGGCACGCCGCCTGGTGGACGCCTGCTGCCCCGCGGCCCCGACGTCGCGCGGGCCAGCGACCTCGCAGGTGAGCCAGGTCTGGTCGAACAGCCCGGCGTAGCGGACCCGCTGCCGGTCCTGGGTCGCGTCGCAGCTCTGGCGGAAGGCGGCCCGGCCGAACGGCGCGTCGACCACGCGGCACCCGGTGCGCTCCGCCGCCTCGGCGCGCACCCGGCGGGCCAGGGCGGCGTCGGCCGGCCGGGCGAACAGCCATGCGCGGGCCGCGGTGCCGCCAGCGCTCCAGCTGCAGCCCAGCTCCTGGACCCGGTCGCGACCGATGTCGGCCAGGGCCAGCTGGTCGCCGTTGCCGTACGCCGCGCTCCGCGGCCGCTCGTCGGCGCCCGAGGCGTTGCCGAGCGCGTCGGCCACCGCGTCGTCGGGCACCAGCGAGCAGAAGTCGATGCGGGGCAGCTCGAGGGCGTTGGTCTCCAGGCGCGACATCGGCGTGGGGGAGGGGGTCGCGGTGGCCACCGGCCCCCCGGAGGAGGAGCAGCCGCCCAGCAGCAGCCCCGCCAGCACCGCGCCCAGCGGGACCCGCAGCGCCCGGACCCCGACACGGCGACGGGCCGAGGATGCGCACATGCGGGCAACCGTAGGGCCCAGCGCTTAGCGTTGCCAGCGGTCCGGACGCAACCCCTGCGTGCCCCCGACATCCCCGACACCGGCCCACCCACCGCCGTGATCAGATTCGAGAACGTCACCGCGACCTACCCCGGTCACACCGCCAAGGCCCTCGACGACGTCACCGCGATCATCGACGAGGGCGAGTTCGTCTTCCTCGTCGGCGAGTCCGGCTCGGGCAAGTCCACCTTCCTGCGGCTGGTGCTGCGCGAGATCCGGGCCTCCAGCGGCCAGGTCTTCGTCGACGGCCGCGAGCTGGGCCGGATGCGGAGCTGGCGGGTGCCGCAGCTGCGCCGCCAGGTCGGCACCGTCTTCCAGGACTTCCGGCTGCTGCCCAACAAGACCGTGGCCCAGAACGTCGCCTTCGCGCTCCAGGTCATCGGCAAGCCCAAGGCCCAGATCAACCGGCTGGTGCCCGAGACCCTGGAGCTCGTGGGCCTGGAGGGCAAGGGCCGCCGGATGCCCGACGAGCTCTCGGGCGGCGAGCAGCAGCGCGTCGCCATCGCCCGGGCCTTCGTCAACCGGCCCAAGATCCTCATCGCCGACGAGCCGACCGGCAACCTCGACCCGGCCACCAGCGCCGGGATCATGAAGCTGCTCGACCGGATCAACCGCACCGGCACCACCGTGCTGATGGCCAGCCACGACGTCGAGATCGTCGACCAGATGCGCAAGCGGGTCATCGAGCTCGAGCACGGCTCGGTCGTGCGCGACCAGCTGCGCGGCGTCTACGGCCACACCTACTAGGAGCCGATCTCCCGTGCACCTCCGCTACGTCTTCTCCGAGACCCGCACCGGCCTGCGTCGCAACGTGTCGATGTCGGTCGCGCTGGTCGTGACCATCTTCGTCTCGCTCACCCTGGTCGGCATGGGCCTGCTGCTCAACGCCCAGGCCGACAAGGCCGAGCGGTTCTGGGGCTCCAAGCTCCAGATCACCGTCTTCATGTGCAACCAGAACAGCCAGGTGCCGACCTGCGCCGACGGCGAGGTCACCGCCGCCCAGAAGGCCGCCATCGAGCAGGTCGTCGAGACCAGCCCCGAGGTCGAGTCGCACTACTTCCAGAGCAAGGAGCAGGCGTTCGCGACCTGGAAGCGGGTCTACCTCGACAAGGACGCCGCCGAGCAGGAGATCTACTCCACGGTCACCGCCAAGGACATGCAGGAGTCCTTCTGGGTGCAGCTCAAGGACCCCAACCAGTTCGAGGGCATCGAGTCGGCGCTGGCCGACCAGCAGGGCGTGGCCGCCGTGCGCGACCTGCGGCAGGTGCTCAAGCCGATCTACTTCTGGATCGAGGTCATGAAGTGGGGGGCGATCGCGGTCGCGGCGTTCCTGCTCCTCGCCGCGATCATGCAGGTCGGCAACACCATCCGGATGGCGGCGTACGCCCGGCGCAAGGAGATCGGCATCATGCGCCTGGTGGGGGCCTCGCGGCTCTACATCTCGCTGCCGTTCCTCATCGAGATCCTGGTCTCGGCGCTCGTCGGCGTCGGCCTGGCCGCCGGCACGCTGCTGGTGTTCATGCAGGTCGTGATCTACGGGATGCTGCGCCCGACCTCCACGATCGTGGAGTGGGTGGACTGGCAGGACTCCCTGGTCGCCATCGGCGGCGTGGCCGCGCTGGGCCTGGCGCTGACGCTGCTGCCGACACTCGTGATGACGCGCAAATACCTCAGAGTCTGAACCCACCGGGTTACCGTCGTCGGGCCTCTTCCCCCATATCGATTGGCGACCTCGGTGCTTCGCTTCCCCCGGACACCGTCGACGGCAGCGATGACCGTCTCCGCCCTGCTGGCGCTGTCCAGCGTGGTGGTCACGGTGCCCATCGCCACCGCCGACGACGACCTGCGCGACAAGCAGCGCGACGCGCGCAGCGACGTCCGCAGTGCCCAGGAGGACCTCCAGGAGTCCAGCAGGGCGCTCGCGGCCGCGGCCACGCGCCTGCGCGAGGCGCGCGCGAAGCTCTCGGGCGCGCAGCAGCGGCTCGGCGCGGCCCAGGCCGAGCTGGTCGAGGCGCGTCGGCTCGACCTGCGGATGCAGGCCCGGCTCGAGGCGGCCGAGGCCCGGCTGGCGCGGGCGCAGGCGGCGCTGGAGGTGGCCCGTGAGCGGGTGCGCGGCCAGCGCGCCGACATCGGGCGGCTCGCGGCCAGCATGTACGTCAACGGCGACCCCTCGATGATGGGGCTCTCGGTGGTGCTCAACTCCCAGGACCCGGCCGAGGCCACCAGCCAGCTCAACACCGTGGACTCGCTGATGAGCCGCCAGGACCTCACCCTCGACGAGCTGCGGGCCACCCGGGCCGCGATGGTGGCCGAGGAGGCGGAGGTCGCCGCCGCCAAGGAGGCGGTCGCCGAGCAGCGCGCCGCCGCCGCGACCAACCTCTCGCGCAGCCAGGAGCTCGAGCGGCAGGCCGCCGCCGCCCGCACCGAGGTCGCCTCCCTGGTCGTGGGGCGCCGCGCGGCCGAGGCCCAGGCCGGTCGTGCCCGCGCCGCCGACGCCGGCCAGCTGCGGGCCGCCGAGCAGCAGGCCGCACGCATCAAGCGCCTCATCCTCGAGCGCGCCGCCCGTCAGCGCGGCGGCGTCACCGGCGCCTCGGGCGGCTTCCTCGCCCGCCCGGTCCCGGGCTACGTGACCTCGCCCTACGGCTACCGGATCCACCCGATCTACGGCTACTACGGCCTGCACGACGGCACCGACTTCCACGCCCCCTGCGGCACCCCCAACGTCGCGGTCGCCGCCGGCACCGTGATCTCCACGGCGTGGTCCGACGTCTACGGCAACCGGCTCTACCTCGACGTCGGCCAGGTCAACGGCAAGAACATGACGGTCGTCTACAACCACCTCAGCTCCTACGCCGTGGGCGCCGGCCAGCGCGTCGGGCGCGGCCAGGTCGTCGGGTACGCCGGCACGACGGGCTGGTCGACCGCCTGCCACCTGCACTTCAGCGTGCTGCTCGACGGCAACCCCGTCGACCCGATGCGCTACCTCTGACGCCCGGCCCCGGTCGACCGTGGGGTCGGGTCCGCTGGCCCGACCTGGGAGGATGGGGGGATGGTCAAGGAGCAGGGGCGCAAGCTCGTGGCGCAGAACCGCAAGGCGCGCCACGACTACCACGTCGACGACACCCTGGAGGCCGGTCTGGTGCTCCAGGGCACCGAGGTGAAGTCGCTGCGTGCCGGGCGCGCGACCCTGGTCGACGGGTTCGCCGAGATCGACCACGGCGAGGCCTACCTGCACGGCGTGCACATCCCGGAGTACACCCAGGGCACCTGGACCAACCACGAGCCGCGGCGGGTCCGCAAGCTGCTGCTGCACCGTGCCGAGATCGACAAGCTGGAGCGGCGGGTCAACGAGCGCGGCTACACGCTGGTGCCGCTGTCGCTCTACTTCAAGGACGGTCGCGCCAAGGTGGAGCTGGCCCTGGCGCGCGGCAAGAAGTCCTACGACAAGCGGCACGCCATCGCCGAGCGCACCGCCAACCGCGAGAAGGAGCAGGCACTGGGCCGCCAGCTCAAGGGGATGGGCTGAAAACGCCCACCCCGCCCGCGCGTTCCTGATTCGCTACGCGCATGCGCTCCTCCGTCTCGCTCCGGCGTCTCGCCGTCCTCCTGCTCGCCCTGCTCGCACTCGGCACCGCCGGCGGCGGGACCACCGGGCCCGCCGCGGCCAGCACCAACGGCACCGCCGACGGCACGGCCCACCCGGCCACCGGGCTCCTCGTCCTCTACGCCGACGGGTTCCGGGTCCGCTGCAGCGGCGCGCTGGTCAGCCCCACCGTGGTGCTCAGCGCCGCCCACTGCTTCGACGACGCCGTCGGCCGGGTCGCGGTGAGCTTCGACTCCGTCATCGCCGAGGAGCCGCCGCTGCCGGTCCCGGCTGCCGCCGACCCGGCCGCCGGCTACACCGACGCCGAGCTCCGCGCCGCGGGCCTGCGCAGCGGCACGGCCGTCTCCCACCCGCAGTACTCCCACTTCACCGACCTCGACACCTGGAACGACGTGGCGGTGGTCGTCCTCGACCAGCCCGTCACGACCATCACGCCGGCCAGGCTGGCCCCGCTCGGCTCGCTCGACACCATCGCCAAGAGCCAGCTGTCGGCCACGGTCTTCCGCGCGGTCGGCTACGGTGCCGAGGTCCGCAAGCCGCTCGTCGGCCCGCAGAAGGCGACGCCGATGACCTACCCGCTGCTGCGCCGCTACGTCGACATGCCCGGCCAGAAGCTGACCCCGCAGGTGCTGCAGACCAACGGCACCTCCACCAACGACGAGTTCGGCGAGACCTGCGTCGGCGACTCCGGCGGCCCGGTCTACTTCGGGAGCACCATCGCCGCGGTCACCAGCTACAGCAACGGCAGCGGCGAGAAGTGCCGCTCCGTCCAGGGGTTCCAGCGCGTCGACGTGCGCGCCACCCGGGACTGGCTGGCTACCTTCGGTCTGTGACCGAGACCCCCCAGCCCGCCTCGATCTTCGCCCCGGACGAGCCCGAGGTCGCGCCGGTCTGGCGCGACCTCGGGCTGCCCGGGCTCTTCGACGTCCACGTCCACTTCCTGCCGCAGTCGATCCAGGACAAGGTGTGGGCGGTCTTCGACCAGGCGGGCCCCAAGATCGGGCGGGAGTGGCCGATCCGCTACCGCCACGACCACGACCAGCGGGTCGCGCAGCTCCGCGCGTTCGGCGTGCGCCGCTTCTCGGCGCTGCCCTACGCCCACCGACCGGGCGTCGCGACCTGGCTCAACGAGTGGGCGCGCGACTTCGCCGAGCGGGTGCCCGAGTGCCTGTGGTCGGCGACCTTCTACCCCGAGGACGGCGTCACGGCGTACGTCGAGGAGCTGCTCGAGGGCGGCGTCGAGGTCTTCAAGCTGCACACCCAGGTGGGGGAGTTCCTGCTCGACGACCCGCTGCTCGACGACGCCTTCGGGCTGCTCGAGGACGCCGGGGTCCCGATCGTGACCCACGTGGGGTCGGGCCCGGTCGGCAACCGGTTCACCGGCCCGCAGCACCTCGCGCGGCTGCTGGCGCGTCACCCGCGGCTGCCGGTCGTGGTGGCCCACATGGGGGCGCCGGAGTACGCCGAGTTCCTCACCATGGCCGAGACCCACGAGCACGTCCGGCTCGACACCACGATGGTGTTCACGGACTTCTTCGACGCCGACGGCGGCTACCCCGACGACCTGCTGCCGCGCCTGGCCGACCTCGGCGACAAGGTGCTGCTGGGCTCGGACTTCCCGACGATCCCCTACCCCTACCGCGAGCAGCTCGACGGGTTGCTGGCCCTCGAGGAGCGGCACCCCGGGCTGGGGGAGGACTGGCTGCGACGGGTGCTGTGGCACAACGGCGCCGAGCTGTTCGGCGCGCCGACGCTCACGGCTGGGGGCACCAGCGCCTGACGCCGTCGGGGGTGACGTCGACGTCGCGCAGCACCACGGCCAGGTCGCCGTGGTGGGCGCAGGTCCAGCTCAGGTCCTGCGCGCGGTACTCCACGGCCACCACCCGCCGGCCGTAGTCCTCGGCGTACGCCGCGCACTCGCGGTAGCGGCCGCACTCCTCGGCGACCGCGAAGTCGAACCCCACCGTCCGGCCGTCCCACCCGGCGCGGTTCTTCTGCGCCACCGCGAGGCCCACCGCGTGCGCGTCGCGCACCAGCGCCCGGGCGTACGCCGTCGCCTGCGTCGCCGTCAGCAGCCCGCGGCTGCGGGTCCAGGAGTCGAGGTTGTCCAGCTCGACGGCCTCGTAGCCGTCGCGGGCGCACTGCGCCGTCCAGCGGGCGACGATCCGGGCCAGCGCGGCCCGCCTGGCCGCGGTGCGCAGGTCGAGCAGCTGCTCGCCCCAGGCGGAGTCGACCACCGGGCGGCCGTGGCGGCGCAGCACCAGCCGGGGGTGGCCCTTCCAGAACGCCTGCTCGTCGGGCTGGGTCTGGAAGCCGTTGACGTAGCAGACGTCGTAGACCCCCGCGGGCTCCGCGTGGCGGTCGCGCACCACGATCCCGACGTCGTCGGGCACGTCGCGCACGCCGCCGAGCTGGTAGTCGGCCCGCACGCCGACGGGCAGCGGGAGCGGCTCGGGGGCTGCTGCTGCGGCGGCCGGTGACGGGGTGGGGCCGGCGACGAGCACGGGCAGCAGCGCGAGGAGGAGGACGACGAGGCGGCGCACCGCCCCATCGTCCCCCTCCCCGTGCCTGTCCGGGGGCGGATCGGCCTCAGTGGTCGGCGCGCGCCCGGCGCGGCAGCAGCCAGCCCAGGCACCACGCCAGGCCCAGCACGCCGAGGGTGGCGAGCAGGGTGACCTCGAGCGCCTCGAGGTGGCGCCCGGCCCGGACGGCCGCGACCGGGCCGACCTCCTCGAGGCCGAGGCGACCGAAGAACAGCGTGCCCAGCACCGCGACGCCCAGGGACGCGCCGAGCTGCTGCACCGACTCCAGCAGGCCGCTGGCCGAGCCGACCTCGCGGTCGTCGACCTCGCCCATGATGATGCTGAAGAGCGGCACGAAGATCATCCCCATGCCGAGCCCGAAGACGAACAGCCCGGGAGCGAGGCGGGCCAGGCCGACGGTCTCGGTGGCCTCGACGGCCCGCAGCGAGAGCCACAGCACCGCGGTGCCGAGCATCATCAGCACCAGGCCGACGTGCAGGATCGGCCGCCCGACCGCGGTCGCGGCCCAGGCGCCGACGCCGGAGCCGACGAAGGCGCCCACCGCGAGCGCGGCCAGGTAGAGCGCCGCGTGCATCGGGCCGAAGCCGAGCCCGAGCTGGAGGAACAGGCCGACGGTCAGCGAGACGCCGACGATGCTGCCGAAGAAGAACATCGTGAACGCGACGCCGCTGACGTAGGACCGCTTGGTCAGCACGCTGGCCTCGATGAGGGTGGTGCGACCGGCGCGGCCGCGGCGGCGCTGGTGCACCACGAACACCGCGAGCACCGGGGCCGAGGCGACCAGGACGCCCAGGACCCAGGTCGGCCAGCCCAGCGCCCGGCCGTCGACGAGCGGGAAGACG
This genomic interval from Nocardioides scoriae contains the following:
- a CDS encoding endo alpha-1,4 polygalactosaminidase codes for the protein MRRLVVLLLALLPVLVAGPTPSPAAAAAAPEPLPLPVGVRADYQLGGVRDVPDDVGIVVRDRHAEPAGVYDVCYVNGFQTQPDEQAFWKGHPRLVLRRHGRPVVDSAWGEQLLDLRTAARRAALARIVARWTAQCARDGYEAVELDNLDSWTRSRGLLTATQATAYARALVRDAHAVGLAVAQKNRAGWDGRTVGFDFAVAEECGRYRECAAYAEDYGRRVVAVEYRAQDLSWTCAHHGDLAVVLRDVDVTPDGVRRWCPQP
- a CDS encoding MFS transporter, which translates into the protein MTTTQTPPVLDPTDVPEPLPRRAWAGLAVLLTAMILNILDSTIVNVAAPTIQADLAMTPSALEWVAAAYTLALAVGIMAGARLGDVVGRRRMLVLGLVGFAATSLACSLAWDGTWLVVARALQGLAAAVMVPQTFGLLRDVFPPRHLGKAFAAFGPVIGLSTVLGPVVAGLLLRADLLGSSWRALFWLNLPLCAAALLAAHRVLPAGAPRRHGLRLDWGGTLLLGLASFLLVFPLVDGRALGWPTWVLGVLVASAPVLAVFVVHQRRRGRAGRTTLIEASVLTKRSYVSGVAFTMFFFGSIVGVSLTVGLFLQLGLGFGPMHAALYLAALAVGAFVGSGVGAWAATAVGRPILHVGLVLMMLGTAVLWLSLRAVEATETVGLARLAPGLFVFGLGMGMIFVPLFSIIMGEVDDREVGSASGLLESVQQLGASLGVAVLGTLFFGRLGLEEVGPVAAVRAGRHLEALEVTLLATLGVLGLAWCLGWLLPRRARADH